In a single window of the Mucilaginibacter defluvii genome:
- a CDS encoding glycoside hydrolase family 97 protein: MKNISKFSLAMLAMLSCQQLIAQQKSYTVISPDNKVKVTLNAGKQISWSLSYNGSEIIQPSVAAIRLEGGEVLGSDVKVNSDKTLTVNSKFEAYNYKKKFIIENYRQLTLNCKGGYSFIVRAYNDGMAYRFVLNKTQPVKVMAEDVNFKFTNDYNIFIPYAHDPRLKGDYYQTSFEALYNEVPLSKVMADSLAFLPMLVDLGNGAKAAVLEAGLEDYPGMYVVKNKDEQNALKAEFAKYPAKEELRRLNTLVTERADYIATVKGKAALPWRAVIVTPDDKTLLNNDMVQKLAGPSRIKDIAWIKPGKVAWDWWNDWNISHVDFKAGINTATYKYYVDFASENKLEYVILDEGWSNSVDMTKLNPAVDLQEIITYAKQKNVGIILWATWHGVMANMDGVFKQYADMGAKGFKIDFFDRDDQKVTSSVYKIAETAAKYHLLVDLHGMYKPDGIQRIYPNVLNFEGVKGLENAKWALNDDVPRYDVSIPFIRMLAGPMDYTPGAMRNANKASYRPINSNPMSQGTRSHQLAMYVIFEAPIQMLADNPSAYRREQESTTFISKVPTVFDETVPLLGKVGEHVAIARRNGDTWYVGAMTNWDARDLEIDLSFLPKRNYEAEVFKDGVNADRDATDYTREVIKVSSSDKIKVHLSNGGGWAARIYPAK, from the coding sequence ATGAAGAACATCTCCAAGTTTAGCCTCGCCATGCTTGCCATGCTGAGTTGCCAGCAACTCATAGCGCAGCAAAAAAGCTACACCGTTATTTCTCCGGATAATAAGGTTAAAGTTACCTTGAATGCTGGTAAGCAAATCAGTTGGTCGCTAAGCTATAACGGCAGCGAGATTATCCAGCCTTCGGTAGCAGCCATCAGGCTTGAGGGCGGTGAAGTATTAGGTAGCGATGTGAAGGTAAACTCAGACAAAACGTTAACCGTAAACTCAAAATTTGAAGCCTACAATTACAAAAAGAAGTTTATCATCGAAAATTACCGGCAGCTTACCCTTAATTGTAAAGGTGGTTACAGTTTTATAGTCCGGGCATATAATGATGGTATGGCATATCGCTTCGTGCTCAATAAAACCCAGCCCGTAAAGGTGATGGCCGAGGATGTCAATTTTAAATTTACGAATGATTACAACATATTCATCCCTTACGCGCACGATCCCCGCTTAAAAGGCGACTATTATCAAACCTCCTTTGAGGCCCTGTATAACGAGGTGCCTTTATCAAAAGTAATGGCAGACTCACTGGCTTTTTTACCTATGCTGGTTGATTTGGGTAATGGTGCCAAGGCTGCCGTTTTGGAAGCAGGATTGGAGGATTATCCGGGCATGTATGTGGTTAAAAACAAGGATGAACAAAATGCCCTAAAAGCCGAATTCGCCAAATACCCTGCTAAAGAAGAACTGCGGAGGCTGAATACCTTGGTTACCGAAAGAGCCGACTACATAGCAACCGTTAAAGGGAAAGCCGCTTTGCCCTGGCGGGCGGTTATTGTAACGCCGGACGATAAAACTTTGCTTAATAATGATATGGTGCAAAAACTGGCAGGGCCGTCGCGCATAAAAGATATTGCCTGGATAAAACCCGGCAAAGTAGCCTGGGACTGGTGGAACGACTGGAACATATCGCATGTTGATTTTAAAGCGGGCATCAACACCGCTACCTATAAATACTATGTTGATTTTGCATCAGAGAATAAGCTGGAGTATGTGATACTGGATGAAGGCTGGAGTAACTCGGTTGACATGACCAAGCTCAACCCGGCTGTTGATTTGCAGGAGATCATTACCTACGCCAAGCAAAAAAACGTAGGTATTATACTATGGGCCACCTGGCATGGAGTAATGGCCAACATGGATGGCGTATTTAAACAATATGCGGATATGGGTGCCAAAGGTTTTAAGATAGACTTTTTTGACCGCGATGACCAAAAGGTAACATCATCCGTTTATAAGATAGCCGAAACTGCGGCTAAGTATCATTTGCTGGTTGATTTACATGGCATGTACAAACCCGATGGTATACAGCGCATTTATCCTAATGTGTTGAACTTCGAGGGCGTAAAGGGGTTGGAAAATGCTAAATGGGCACTTAATGATGATGTGCCACGCTATGATGTTTCGATACCCTTTATCAGGATGCTGGCCGGGCCGATGGATTATACGCCGGGTGCTATGCGCAATGCAAACAAGGCATCATACCGCCCGATCAACTCAAACCCGATGAGCCAGGGTACACGCAGCCACCAACTGGCTATGTATGTGATATTTGAGGCACCGATACAAATGCTGGCTGATAATCCGTCGGCTTACCGCAGGGAGCAGGAATCAACCACCTTTATAAGCAAAGTACCAACCGTTTTTGATGAAACCGTGCCGCTATTGGGCAAGGTAGGCGAGCATGTGGCTATTGCCCGCCGTAATGGCGACACATGGTACGTAGGAGCCATGACCAACTGGGACGCGCGCGACCTGGAGATCGATCTGTCATTCCTGCCAAAACGGAATTATGAAGCCGAAGTATTTAAGGACGGCGTTAATGCCGACCGTGATGCTACCGACTATACGCGTGAAGTGATAAAGGTGTCATCATCAGATAAAATAAAAGTACACCTGAGCAACGGCGGCGGCTGGGCAGCCAGAATATACCCGGCAAAATAA
- a CDS encoding AGE family epimerase/isomerase — translation MENINYMHEYGSELKSELKNILNYWRAYTVDEVNDGFIGKIDHANIRYGGAEKGAVLNARILWAFSAAYNFEADSVYLIYAERAYQYISQYLTDREYGGIYWSVTYSGEPVDTRKQVYANAFVIYALAEYYKAVNKNEIKQQAISLYNLLVDKSYDIQYTGYFEAFTREWEPIDDLRLSAKDANEKKSMNTHLHVLEAYANLYTIWPDDGLKRQIIGLLKNFSDLIIDSDTFHLQLFFDEKWNRRSSIVSYGHDIEAAWLLLEAAEIIGEEQLITRFQDYAVKMADSALEGIDTADGGLWYEYDPAHGGLVREKHWWVQAEAMVGYLNAWQLTGEWKYAAISIRLWQFVQQHIIDSKNGEWVWGVHADGSLMAHEDKVGIWKCPYHNSRTCIEIHRRIVRSEQMLTPSQLLNG, via the coding sequence TTGGAAAATATAAATTACATGCATGAATATGGCTCAGAATTAAAGTCAGAGTTAAAAAATATTCTCAACTATTGGCGTGCTTATACCGTTGATGAAGTAAACGATGGATTTATCGGAAAAATAGATCATGCTAATATTCGCTATGGTGGTGCTGAAAAGGGCGCCGTATTAAATGCCCGTATATTATGGGCGTTTTCAGCTGCTTATAATTTTGAGGCTGATAGTGTGTATTTAATATATGCAGAACGCGCGTATCAATACATTAGCCAATATCTTACAGATAGAGAATATGGCGGTATTTATTGGTCAGTTACTTATTCAGGTGAGCCGGTTGATACCAGGAAACAGGTGTATGCCAATGCTTTTGTTATTTATGCCTTAGCCGAATATTACAAAGCCGTTAATAAGAATGAAATAAAGCAGCAAGCCATAAGCTTATATAATTTATTGGTTGATAAAAGCTACGATATCCAATACACAGGGTATTTTGAGGCTTTTACGCGCGAATGGGAACCCATTGATGATTTGCGATTAAGCGCGAAAGATGCCAACGAGAAAAAATCAATGAATACGCACTTGCACGTACTTGAGGCGTATGCCAACCTGTATACTATTTGGCCTGACGACGGTTTAAAGCGACAGATCATCGGCTTGCTTAAAAATTTTAGCGATCTTATTATTGATTCGGATACCTTTCATCTGCAATTGTTTTTTGACGAGAAATGGAACAGGCGGTCGTCCATTGTCTCCTATGGGCACGATATCGAGGCAGCCTGGTTACTGCTGGAGGCCGCTGAAATTATTGGTGAAGAACAACTGATAACTAGATTTCAGGATTATGCCGTTAAAATGGCTGATTCCGCTCTTGAAGGAATTGACACTGCCGATGGTGGTTTGTGGTACGAATATGATCCTGCGCATGGCGGTTTGGTGCGCGAAAAACATTGGTGGGTACAGGCAGAAGCTATGGTTGGTTATTTGAACGCCTGGCAACTTACCGGCGAATGGAAGTACGCGGCCATATCGATCAGACTTTGGCAATTTGTACAGCAGCATATTATTGATAGTAAAAATGGTGAGTGGGTGTGGGGTGTACATGCCGATGGTAGCCTGATGGCCCACGAGGATAAGGTAGGCATCTGGAAATGCCCGTACCATAACAGCCGTACCTGTATAGAGATACACCGGCGGATAGTTAGATCTGAACAGATGCTTACCCCGTCTCAGCTTTTAAACGGCTAA
- a CDS encoding phosphatase PAP2 family protein has product MKKLFTYASSILLAASITACNKDIKEYNDDFPALTPAKLDEAAGNWKPLVITSADEFNIPAPEAATSAAYKAEVNDLKSLTANLTAEQRAIVNYWKVGSVLRWNEIMRELVAKHNLPPYQNPDGTYPIPSAANPFSYPQFPFSNPPYAARAYAYVSAAQYDALIAAWHFKYEYNRQAPYKADGGISVSIPKSDLPSYPSEDAVIAGASFEIMKLLFPADIDYIKQKADEEKQYRMLAGANVASDIIAGDSLGRWVARKIVARAKTDGMGAAVGNPTVWKKLEDDCMAKGETPWYSLEIPKRPPMLPVFGNVKPMMFTVNDVPNLRPAAPPATNSEEMKKEVAEVLEITKNASREHMRIVNDWADGVGTYTPPGHWNAIATTEFVKHQYSEVRWARNYALLNASMMDAAIVCWNTKYYYFNARPCQLDARIKTFTGVPNFPAYISGHSTFSGAAATILAYLVPSKAKNFEDMANEASMSRMYGGIHYRSDCSQGLITGQKVGNYAVERAKIDGAN; this is encoded by the coding sequence ATGAAGAAACTATTTACTTACGCATCCTCTATCCTGTTAGCCGCGTCCATCACTGCCTGTAACAAGGATATTAAAGAATATAATGACGATTTTCCGGCACTTACGCCAGCCAAGCTTGATGAAGCAGCCGGCAACTGGAAACCATTGGTAATTACCTCTGCCGATGAATTTAACATTCCGGCACCTGAAGCGGCTACATCAGCCGCTTACAAGGCTGAGGTTAACGACCTAAAATCGCTAACAGCTAATCTTACAGCCGAACAGCGCGCTATTGTTAATTACTGGAAAGTAGGCAGCGTGTTACGCTGGAACGAAATCATGCGCGAGCTGGTAGCCAAGCATAACCTGCCGCCCTACCAAAATCCGGATGGAACCTACCCTATCCCGAGCGCGGCTAATCCGTTCTCATATCCACAATTTCCGTTCTCAAACCCGCCGTATGCCGCCCGTGCTTATGCCTATGTAAGTGCTGCGCAATATGATGCCCTGATTGCAGCCTGGCATTTTAAATACGAGTATAATCGCCAGGCTCCATACAAAGCTGACGGCGGCATTTCAGTTTCGATACCAAAAAGTGACCTACCATCTTATCCCTCAGAAGATGCGGTTATCGCAGGCGCGTCTTTTGAGATCATGAAGCTGCTTTTCCCGGCTGATATTGATTACATTAAACAAAAGGCTGATGAGGAAAAGCAATACCGTATGCTGGCGGGCGCTAACGTAGCGAGCGACATAATAGCCGGCGATTCGTTAGGCCGTTGGGTAGCCCGCAAAATTGTAGCCCGCGCAAAAACCGATGGCATGGGTGCAGCAGTTGGCAACCCCACTGTTTGGAAAAAACTGGAAGATGATTGTATGGCGAAGGGTGAAACACCATGGTATTCGCTTGAAATACCTAAAAGGCCGCCTATGCTACCGGTGTTCGGTAATGTAAAACCAATGATGTTTACTGTTAACGATGTGCCTAACTTACGCCCCGCTGCTCCGCCTGCAACCAATTCTGAAGAGATGAAGAAAGAGGTTGCCGAGGTATTGGAAATCACAAAAAATGCAAGCCGCGAGCACATGCGCATTGTTAACGACTGGGCTGATGGCGTAGGCACTTACACCCCTCCCGGTCATTGGAACGCCATTGCCACTACAGAATTTGTTAAGCACCAGTACAGCGAAGTACGCTGGGCACGTAACTACGCATTACTAAACGCATCAATGATGGACGCGGCCATTGTGTGCTGGAACACCAAATACTATTATTTTAATGCCCGCCCCTGCCAGTTAGACGCGCGCATTAAAACATTTACCGGTGTACCTAATTTCCCGGCATATATATCGGGGCACTCCACATTTAGCGGGGCCGCGGCCACTATACTGGCTTACCTGGTGCCGTCAAAAGCCAAGAATTTTGAGGATATGGCTAACGAGGCATCCATGTCGCGCATGTATGGTGGTATTCACTACCGCTCTGATTGCTCGCAAGGCTTAATAACCGGCCAAAAGGTAGGCAACTATGCGGTTGAGCGGGCTAAGATTGACGGAGCGAATTAG
- a CDS encoding PA2169 family four-helix-bundle protein codes for MENTKATVEILNDLVQINNDRISGFEKALKDLKEQDADIRYLFTNCIGQSHEFKMELATEVQALSNPKDVENTTSVSGTLHRTWLDLKAKFTGHNTHSILEECEFGEDAILKAYNSALAEEYIPAYIREMLTKHNAILQKAHDEVKAMRDAIAN; via the coding sequence ATGGAAAACACAAAAGCAACAGTTGAAATTCTGAATGATCTGGTTCAGATCAACAACGACCGGATAAGCGGTTTTGAAAAAGCGTTGAAGGATTTGAAGGAACAGGATGCCGATATTCGTTATCTGTTTACCAACTGCATTGGCCAAAGCCACGAATTTAAAATGGAACTGGCAACAGAAGTGCAGGCGTTAAGCAATCCTAAGGATGTGGAGAACACTACTTCTGTATCTGGCACGCTGCACCGTACCTGGCTCGACTTGAAAGCGAAATTTACAGGCCACAATACCCATAGTATTTTAGAAGAATGTGAGTTTGGCGAGGATGCCATTTTAAAGGCGTACAATTCCGCGCTTGCTGAAGAATACATTCCTGCTTACATACGCGAAATGCTAACTAAGCACAACGCTATATTGCAAAAGGCCCATGACGAGGTAAAAGCGATGCGCGATGCTATAGCAAATTAA
- a CDS encoding ATP-binding cassette domain-containing protein → MNGSETFLKIDNISVRGYSKLVFEHLSLNIQKGESWAFVGESGSGKSALLQTIAGKLNITNGNITYGFWQEYIRSHPDQDHITFHQLITLLESKHHFKNLSNTTDFYYQQRFNSSDSDDAPTVSEYLQGIQPLKGPERWTFDEAIDQLKLQPLLHKKLIMLSNGETKRLRIASALIKSPALMLLDNPLAGLDVNTRQEFNNIISKITQTGTAVIITAAPNEIPPAITHVAVLKDGAIVETSLRENFDAGKYKFDTSRAIDGNAIAELTKQTYASPFEYIVNMRNVNIRYGENQVLKDVNWQIKPGEHWALLGPNGAGKSTLLSLINGDNPQAYANDIMLFDKKRGSGESIWDIKKKIGYVSPEFYQYFPADNSCLQVIESGFYDTLGLFRQSTSAYQQKALQWMQVLEIDKYARNALKNIPASAQRLCLLARALVKNPPLLIFDEPCQGLDTHQQEHFKHVIEQICQNTPVTLIYVTHYQHEIPDSVDKVLRLLVGEVVS, encoded by the coding sequence ATGAACGGATCAGAAACTTTTTTGAAGATTGATAACATAAGCGTAAGAGGATATAGCAAGTTAGTATTCGAGCATCTTTCCCTAAATATACAAAAGGGCGAAAGCTGGGCGTTTGTAGGCGAGAGCGGTTCGGGCAAAAGCGCGCTGCTGCAAACCATTGCCGGTAAGCTAAATATAACCAATGGCAATATCACTTACGGTTTTTGGCAGGAGTATATACGGTCACATCCGGATCAGGATCATATCACCTTCCATCAGCTGATTACCTTGCTTGAGTCAAAGCATCATTTCAAAAACCTGTCTAATACCACCGATTTTTATTATCAGCAGCGTTTCAATTCGTCCGACTCGGACGACGCACCTACCGTTAGTGAATATTTGCAAGGCATACAGCCTTTAAAAGGCCCAGAACGCTGGACCTTTGACGAGGCTATTGACCAGCTCAAACTGCAACCGCTGCTGCATAAAAAACTGATCATGCTCTCAAACGGCGAAACCAAGCGGTTACGTATAGCATCAGCTTTAATAAAAAGCCCCGCGCTAATGCTGCTTGATAACCCGCTGGCTGGGCTCGACGTAAATACAAGGCAGGAGTTCAATAACATCATCAGTAAGATCACCCAAACAGGTACCGCGGTAATTATTACTGCTGCGCCGAACGAAATACCGCCGGCTATAACGCATGTGGCTGTACTTAAAGATGGTGCTATTGTTGAAACCAGTCTCCGCGAGAATTTTGACGCCGGCAAATATAAATTCGACACATCAAGGGCTATAGATGGTAATGCTATAGCTGAACTCACTAAACAAACTTACGCTTCGCCATTTGAATACATTGTGAATATGCGAAATGTAAATATTCGATATGGAGAGAACCAGGTGTTGAAAGATGTAAACTGGCAAATAAAGCCCGGTGAACACTGGGCTTTGTTAGGGCCGAACGGCGCCGGTAAATCAACGCTGTTAAGTTTGATCAATGGCGATAACCCACAGGCGTATGCTAATGACATAATGTTGTTTGACAAAAAGCGCGGCAGCGGCGAAAGCATTTGGGATATTAAAAAGAAGATCGGTTATGTATCGCCGGAGTTCTACCAGTATTTTCCGGCCGATAACAGTTGCTTGCAGGTTATCGAATCCGGATTTTACGATACATTGGGGTTGTTCCGACAGTCAACATCGGCATACCAGCAAAAAGCCCTGCAATGGATGCAGGTTTTGGAGATAGATAAATACGCCCGCAACGCACTAAAAAACATACCGGCATCGGCACAAAGGCTTTGCCTGCTGGCACGTGCATTAGTTAAAAACCCGCCGTTGCTGATATTTGATGAACCCTGCCAGGGACTCGATACCCATCAGCAGGAACACTTTAAACATGTAATTGAGCAAATTTGCCAAAATACCCCGGTTACGCTGATATACGTAACCCACTATCAGCACGAAATACCGGATAGTGTTGATAAAGTCTTACGGCTATTAGTAGGTGAAGTGGTTAGCTAA
- the mqnC gene encoding cyclic dehypoxanthinyl futalosine synthase translates to MNTADLLQRALRFDFLSLEEGVYLYHNAPTTELMHVANQLRKIQVPHGKVTWQIDRNVNTTNVCIANCKFCNFFRRPGHEDSYITDIETYKRKIEETFKYGGDQLLLQGGHHPDLGLEFYTTLFRQLKELYPALKLHSLGPPEIAHVSKLEGMSHYDVLKAMQEAGLDSLPGAGAEILNDRVRRLISKGKCGGKEWLDVMRAAHKLNLPTSATMMFGHVETIEERFEHLVWIREVQAEKPEGHYGFTAFIPWPFQDDGTLLRKVRGITNNVSGDEYIRMIALSRIMLPNVKNIQASWLTVGKQVAQLCLHAGANDFGSIMIEENVVSAAGAPHRFTAKGIQQSIIEAGFEPQLRNQKYEWREMPAQIEEQVINY, encoded by the coding sequence ATGAATACAGCCGATCTGTTACAGCGCGCCCTGAGGTTTGATTTTTTGAGTTTGGAGGAAGGCGTTTACTTATACCACAATGCCCCTACTACCGAGCTGATGCATGTTGCCAATCAACTACGAAAAATACAGGTGCCGCATGGTAAAGTAACCTGGCAGATTGACCGTAACGTAAACACAACCAACGTTTGTATTGCCAACTGTAAATTCTGTAATTTCTTCCGTCGCCCCGGGCACGAGGATAGTTACATAACCGATATTGAAACGTATAAACGTAAAATAGAGGAAACTTTTAAATATGGCGGCGATCAGTTACTGTTACAGGGCGGCCACCATCCTGATCTCGGCCTGGAATTCTACACTACGTTATTCCGCCAGTTAAAGGAGCTTTATCCTGCGCTTAAGTTACATTCGCTTGGCCCGCCGGAGATTGCCCATGTATCAAAACTTGAAGGCATGAGCCATTACGACGTTTTGAAAGCGATGCAGGAAGCCGGTTTAGATTCGCTGCCCGGAGCCGGTGCCGAAATATTGAATGACCGCGTACGCCGGTTGATCTCCAAAGGCAAATGCGGCGGTAAAGAGTGGCTGGATGTTATGCGCGCAGCTCATAAGCTAAACCTGCCCACATCAGCCACTATGATGTTTGGCCATGTGGAAACCATCGAGGAGCGTTTTGAACACCTGGTTTGGATACGCGAAGTGCAGGCTGAAAAACCGGAAGGCCATTACGGCTTCACTGCCTTTATTCCCTGGCCGTTTCAGGACGACGGTACCCTGCTGCGCAAGGTTCGTGGCATAACCAACAATGTAAGCGGCGACGAATATATCCGCATGATAGCGTTGAGCCGCATTATGCTGCCAAATGTTAAAAACATACAGGCTTCGTGGCTTACGGTAGGTAAACAGGTAGCGCAATTATGCTTACACGCCGGCGCTAATGATTTTGGTTCGATCATGATCGAAGAAAACGTAGTATCAGCCGCCGGAGCACCGCACCGCTTTACGGCCAAAGGCATCCAGCAATCCATTATTGAAGCCGGTTTTGAACCACAGCTGCGTAACCAAAAATATGAGTGGCGAGAAATGCCCGCTCAAATTGAGGAGCAGGTAATTAATTACTAA
- a CDS encoding ferritin-like domain-containing protein produces MNLFNIIEDIEKIDPELGDRINPRRSAIRNMASFGSKVAVAALPFAFGTLLKKAYGQALPTAVVGVLNYALTLEYLEAEFYNQGRAQASLIPSADKSAYFDKISRDENNHVKFLQTALGSAATPKSAFTFDLTANGTFADVLTNYDTFLKVSVAFEDTGVRAYKGQVTALQSVPDILTAAVSIHAVEARHAAIARYVLNKKLNLGLKPWIVSTTTGNDTGIAAVNGNYAGEDNVSQAGVDLTKLPATGTSASKASVTAAFDEPLTKDATLALLVGSFIKPK; encoded by the coding sequence ATGAACTTATTTAACATTATTGAAGATATAGAGAAGATTGACCCGGAGTTGGGCGATCGTATCAATCCGCGCCGTAGCGCCATCAGAAACATGGCGAGTTTCGGCTCAAAGGTAGCTGTTGCTGCCCTGCCATTCGCATTCGGTACTTTACTTAAAAAAGCATACGGACAAGCACTGCCAACTGCTGTGGTAGGAGTGTTAAACTACGCCCTAACGCTTGAGTATCTGGAAGCGGAGTTTTACAACCAGGGCAGGGCACAGGCCAGCCTGATTCCGTCTGCCGATAAATCAGCCTATTTTGATAAAATATCCCGTGACGAGAATAATCACGTAAAATTCTTACAAACCGCATTGGGTTCAGCAGCAACGCCAAAAAGCGCGTTTACTTTTGACCTGACAGCAAACGGTACTTTTGCTGATGTATTAACTAATTACGATACATTCCTTAAAGTATCCGTAGCGTTTGAAGATACCGGCGTACGTGCGTACAAAGGCCAGGTTACCGCCCTGCAAAGTGTGCCTGATATTTTAACTGCGGCTGTATCTATCCACGCGGTTGAAGCACGCCACGCGGCTATAGCGCGTTATGTGCTTAACAAAAAACTTAACCTTGGCCTTAAGCCGTGGATTGTAAGCACTACAACAGGTAACGATACCGGTATTGCCGCAGTTAACGGAAATTACGCAGGTGAAGATAATGTAAGCCAGGCAGGTGTTGACCTTACTAAATTACCGGCAACAGGTACCAGCGCCAGCAAGGCATCGGTTACCGCCGCGTTTGATGAGCCGCTTACTAAGGATGCCACCTTGGCATTGCTGGTAGGCTCGTTTATTAAGCCTAAATAA
- a CDS encoding ferritin-like domain-containing protein produces MKTETQNPYNANMARRAFLRYAGASTAVAGILAMQSCSKDNSAYEEDGSGGGSSTVDVGSGDTGILNYAYALEQLEAAFYIQVVNSFASDFNSDERALFTDIRDHEVSHREFFKAALGSGAIKGLTPDFSKIDFGSRTAVLNAAKTFEDLGVAAYDGVASKIQNPDYLVIAGKIVSVEARHAAVISNLRSQGSFVDSDQVDGDGLNITLGPTKVVAAANLYLKTKISAKSFNF; encoded by the coding sequence ATGAAAACAGAAACACAAAATCCTTATAACGCGAATATGGCAAGGCGGGCCTTTTTGCGTTATGCTGGAGCAAGTACTGCTGTTGCCGGTATTCTGGCTATGCAAAGCTGCTCTAAAGACAATAGTGCCTACGAGGAAGATGGCAGCGGTGGCGGAAGCAGCACTGTTGACGTAGGATCAGGTGATACAGGTATATTAAATTATGCCTACGCACTTGAGCAGCTCGAAGCTGCATTTTACATCCAGGTAGTAAACTCATTCGCATCCGATTTTAACTCAGATGAGAGAGCATTATTTACAGATATTCGCGACCATGAGGTATCTCACCGCGAGTTTTTTAAAGCGGCACTGGGCTCAGGTGCTATTAAAGGGTTGACTCCTGACTTCAGCAAAATTGATTTTGGCAGCCGTACCGCCGTATTAAACGCGGCAAAAACTTTTGAAGATTTAGGCGTTGCAGCGTATGACGGTGTTGCATCTAAAATACAAAATCCGGATTACCTGGTTATTGCGGGCAAAATCGTATCGGTTGAGGCGCGTCATGCGGCAGTGATCAGTAACCTTCGTTCGCAGGGTAGTTTTGTTGACAGCGATCAGGTTGATGGTGATGGCCTTAACATCACTTTAGGCCCAACAAAGGTGGTTGCTGCGGCTAACCTCTACCTGAAAACCAAGATCAGTGCAAAAAGCTTTAACTTTTAA
- the scpB gene encoding SMC-Scp complex subunit ScpB, producing the protein MNNIELYIEALIFSSEQSLRLEEIIYCLQSAFEQDFDDQKVLTCIDSIQKKYHQDDFAIELVKLNNGYQFLTKKQFHKVVGLLQAQRAKKKLSQAAMETLAIIAYKQPVTKTEVEQIRGVNCDYSIQKLLEKELITIVGKSEAIGRPILYGTSPLFMDYFGINSADELPQIKELTSEATAIGEATE; encoded by the coding sequence ATGAATAACATTGAACTTTATATAGAAGCGCTGATATTTTCATCAGAACAAAGCCTGCGGCTTGAGGAGATAATTTACTGCTTGCAGAGTGCTTTTGAACAGGACTTTGACGACCAGAAGGTGTTAACCTGCATTGATAGCATCCAAAAAAAATATCATCAGGATGATTTCGCCATCGAACTGGTAAAACTTAATAATGGCTACCAGTTTTTAACAAAAAAGCAATTCCACAAGGTTGTAGGGTTATTACAGGCTCAGCGGGCTAAGAAAAAATTAAGCCAGGCAGCTATGGAAACTCTTGCAATTATTGCCTATAAACAGCCTGTAACAAAAACCGAAGTGGAACAAATCCGTGGGGTAAACTGCGACTATTCCATACAAAAGCTGCTCGAGAAGGAATTGATAACCATTGTAGGAAAATCCGAAGCCATAGGCAGGCCTATATTATACGGTACCAGCCCGCTTTTTATGGATTATTTCGGCATCAACTCGGCCGATGAATTACCTCAGATTAAAGAACTTACCAGCGAGGCTACAGCCATCGGTGAAGCCACCGAATAA